The genomic interval TGAGGTCGACCGCCCACGGCTCCGGTGCGTCCCCCGCGCGTCCCGGTGCCCACATGGTGTATCCGGAGCCACACTCCTGGTGGCCTCCGCGTGCGCACCCGGTGGTCGATGGCGTCACGCTATAGGAGGGCCTCGGGCGCGGGTCAACGGCCCAGGGCCCTCGGCTCGGAAGGGGATAAGGTGCCGCGCGCATGGTGCTGCCCGTCCGATTCGTCATGATGCGTCCGCGCAACGCGGAGAACCTGGGTGCCGCGGCTCGCGCGCTCAAGAACTGCGGTCTCTCGGATTGGGTCTGGGTGACGCCCGAGGTCGAGGATTTGACGCCCGCGCGCCGGCTGGCGGTCCATGCCGAGGACGTGCTGGACGGCGCCCGCAGGGCCGCGACGCTGGACGAAGCCATCGCAGACTGTGTCTGGGTGGTGGGGACCAGCTCGCGCAAGGTGGAGGGGAAGCGAAGGTTGCCTCCGCGCGCGGTGGGTGAGGAGCTGGTGTCGCGCGCCGCCCAGGGCACCGTGGCGGTGGTCTTCGGAGATGAGCGCAGCGGGCTCACCAACGCGGAGGTGGAGCGCTGCCACGACTTGTCCGCGGTGCCCACCGCGCCCGAGCAGCCCTCCATCAACCTGGCGCAGGCCGTGCTGCTGTATGCCTACGAGGTCCGCGTGGCCACGCTCGAGCAGCAGGCGCCGCCTCCCGGCCCCCTTCCGGTGGCGGCCACGGACACGGAGCTGGCGCAGGTGGAGTCGACGCTCGGGGACGTGCTGACCTCGGGCGGGTTCCTCATCGACGAGCAACCCGGGCGCACGGGCCTGCGGGACCTCTTCGCGCCGCTGCGCCGCTCACGGCTCACGCGCAAGGAGTCCCGGCTGTGGTTGGCCGCGCTGCACACGCTGCGCAAGCACCGGCCGTCCGGTTAGCTACGAGGAGCGGGCGGACCTGGGTGGCCCGGGAGGCCCCTGGCGCTTCTGGTTGAGCTTCACCACCACCCACGCGAACACGGCGGCGGCCAGGACCAGGAGCGCCACCCAGTACCAGATGCTCGTCGAGCTGGTCTCCCGAGGGAGCGCCATGTCCGGCGGCGACTGGGCTTGAGCCAGGAGCGGGAGCAGCAACGCGAGCAGCGGGGCCAGGGGAGAACGCATGGGCACCTCGTCTTGGAAACCTCCGCATCCCGCGAGGCGTCCACAAGTGCACGTGCCCCCTGCCCCGCCGAGGAGGAGGGCCCGGCATCCGGCCCCTCACCCGCCAGGAGTGGGAGCGGCCTACCGCGTGGCCTTCGCGCCCGTGAGGCGGCCCAGGAGCTTCGGGTCATTGGGGAGCAGTCCCGCCGCGGGCAGGCGCGTGACGAGTTCCTTCCAGCGAGGGTCCGCGGCGTAGGCCCGGTTCAAGAGCGGCATCGCCTCGTCCACGCGGCCCAGGCTCACGAGCGAGATGGCGTGCCAGAAGAGCATCTCCGCGTTGCCGGGGGCGAGCTTCGCGGCGGTGGAGTACGCGGCGAGGGCCCCATCGGTGTCCTTGCGCTCCAGGGCGAGGTCCCCCTCGTTCATCGCGTTGTAGGCGCGCTGGAGGGTGATGAGCCGGCGCAGTTCCTTGACGGGCTCGGGGTGGTCCTCGACGCGCAGATCGAAGCGGCGGTCCACCCAGGGGCGCCCGGTGGCCTTCCCGGACACGACGATGATGGCGGCGGACTGCTTGCCCCGGATGTCTCCGCCCTGGGCCTCGGCGGCCTCGAGCGCCACGAGCATGCGTTCGGCCAGGTCCCCCTTCGACTCACGGAAGGCCTTGGCCATCGCGGGCCAGACGGTGTCCTTCTCCATCATGTTGGCCTGGACGGTGAAGCCCTCGCCCATGAGGTGGCCCGCGGCGGCGATGTTGTTCTTGCCCGTGTGCGCGGCGACGCGGCCCTGCGCGTCCACCATGCCGACCTGGCGCACGTCGCTGGCCCCATCCGCGGCGAGCAGCCCCTTGAGTGTCTCCGGAGCGCTGCGTCCGGCGCGCATGAAGTCCAGGCCCAGCCGGCCGTAGGTCGGGTCCACGAAGGACTGGGTGGCGACCGCGCCGACGCCAGCCTCCGCCCAAGGCACGCTGGTGCCCACGGAGAACCAGTGCGACTGCACGGCGACGCCCAGATCTCCCGTCACCGGATCTCGAGCGACGATGGAGTAGGTGTGCACGGGGCGGCGAGGCACCGGCGGGCGCTCGGCGGCGACCGCGGAGAATGAGACGAGGACGAGACAGGCGAGGAGACGGGACATGAGGGCTCCTGTGGGCAATCGCGCGCAGGCTGCGCGAGCGGGCCGGGGACCGCAAGGCTCGTCGCGGCACTCGTTGACCGTGCGCCTGCATGGGTCCCAGGTGATTCTCGCGCGTCGCCAAGAGGGCGTGCGTCGAGCGTCACCCGCCCGAACGATGAACGGCGTCCCTGAGCGCGGCGCGAAGCGCGGAGCCCGAGGTGAGAATTGCGGAGATGTGCCCTGCGTCCAGGACACGCAGCTCACTGCCGGCCCAGTGCGCGTGAAGCGCCCGCGACTCGGAGATGGGAACAAACCCATCGCGCGCGCACGCGACGATGATGGCGGCGCCCGGCTTCGCGGGGGGAGGCAGCAGACACGCGTTCGCCATGTCCAGGAGCGTCGCGAGGCGGTGCCGTGCCTCCAGCTCATCCGGGGAGCCGCCCAGTCTCTTGAAGTCGATGGAGCGGCTGTGAACCCCCTTCGTGAACACAGGCGCGGGAGACGCCCCCGCCGCGAGCGCGGCCACACCCACCGGCTCCGGCATCGTGGCCGCCGACAGCGCCGCCATGTAGCCACCCATGCTGTAGCCCGCCACCGCGACGCGCTGATATCCCTGCCGTCTCGCGTGCGCCACCAGCCCCCTCGCCTCCTCGATGGTCGCGATGTTCATGTGGAGCTGCTCGCCCACCGTCCGGATGTGAGGCCCCCGCTGCCCCGTGGCACGCCGCGCCCCGTAGAAGGGATTCTCCAGGAGGAACAAGTCCATGCCCTCGTCGACGAGCGGCGCGAAGAGCCAGGTCCGGAGGCGATAGCCCTCGTCTCGCGAGGCCGCGAGCACCACGCAGGCATCGCGGCGGGGACCTCGTCCCGAGGAGAGCCAGCGCACTCGCCCCTGGCGGACCTCCGGAGGAAGCCCCGCCCACGGCGAGTCGAACACCCCATCCCGGAACCGGCGGCGGCCCAGCGGCTGCTCGGCGTCCCACGTCACCTCGACGGGACGCACGCTCGTCGCCAGCAGAGCCGTGAGTGACGCGCCACCGAAGGTCTGCTCGTCACCCCAGCCATCCCGGAACAAGGAGCGGCCAGACAGCGAGGAGACGAAGCCATCCAGCGGGTGCATCCGGGGTTCCTCGCGAACGGGCGCTGTTCCCGCGTGGGGGTGAACGGAGCGATGGGTGGCATGCGCCTCGGGGCCACCCATCGCCACTCTACGCCACGCTCCTCCGCCCGGTGAGGACACTTCACCCCGCCGCCACCGGGCCCTGCCCTACATGCTCGCCACGCTGCTGAGGCTCCTCACCTGCGTGTTGATCCACGGGATGTAATTGGAGACTCGCGCGTAGATGCCCGGGAGCCCCGCCCTCGCGCAGCCCACGCCAAAGCTCGTGATGCCCTGAAGGAAGTAATTGCTCCCCTTCTTGATGACCAGCGGTCCGCCGCTGTCTCCCTGGCATGCATCCCTGCCACCCTGCGGGTACCCGGCCGCGAGCATCGCGGATGGGTCGATGGTGATGCCCTGGCTGAGGTATGACTGAGCCGCCTGCCGGGAGTTGACAGTGGGGACACCCACCTGCAGCAGGATGCTGGAGGTGTCGTGTCCCCCCTCCTGCGTCAGCCCCCATCCCGCGACGGTGGCCTCCACGTTGTCTGGAACCAGCTCACCAGCCGCCGGGAGACACACGGGCATGACCCAGGAGCTCCCCGCCGCGGCCTGGACCTTCAGGTTGGGACGCATGGTGGGGCTGATGCCGCACCCTGAACCTCCAAACGGGATGGGCCTCGCGAGCTTGAGGACGGCGACGTCGTTCATCGTCGTGTCCGGGTTGTATCGCGGGTGATAGACCACTTGCGACACCCGGACCGTGACCTGATTGGCCGTCGGCCTGAACAGGTCGTGAGCCCCCGCGGTCACCGTGAGTCCACTCCATCCGTCGTAGACGCAGTGAGCGGCGGTGAGGACGATGTCGGTCTCATTCCGCGTCGCCGATACCCGGATGAGGGAGCCACCGCAGAAGTGGGAGACCCCATCCCCAAGGCTGACGATCCATGGATGACTGCCGGGACGCGCCTCGATGCCTCCCACGATCTCCTGGTCATCGCGGCCCAGCACATCCCCCTGCGCCATCTCTTGTTCCGCGCCACCACAGCCCAGCAGACCGACCGCGACAACCACTCCACTCACGAAGCGCAAAGCGCCCTCCTGTTTCATGTGACACATGAAACCAATAGCAAGCCATGCGCCATGCACTTCCGAGGGGAAGCCCACGCGAAGCGGGCTCACGGGCGCGTCGTTGACACGTCAGCGAAGGTCCCGGGCGAGGTGATGACGTGTCAGTCATCACCCGCGGCGCTCTCATGCCTCCCTCCAGTGGACACTCGACGGGCGCTCGAATCGCGCCATCGAACCCTCGGCCTCGAGAGGCACCACCACTCGCCAACGGGGGTGATATGACGCGCCTCCCCTCTGGAGCCCCATGACTCGCAAGCCCGACAAGACCAAGCCACCGCGCCACCAACGCTGGGAGGGCAAGGAGAAGCCGGACTGGCTGGCGCGCGCGCTCGCCCGTGCGGGCGTGTTCCCCCAGGACGAGGCCGAGGCCGCCATCAACGCGGGCCGTGTCAGCATCAACGGCCGCGTCGCGAAGATGGCCCTCGCGCCGGTCCCTCCCGGAGCCACCGTGCGTGTCGACGGCAGGGTCATCGACCTGAAGGCCCCGACCACGCGGGTGCTCGCCTTCCACAAGCCCGCGGGCGTTCTGTCCTCCACCGCGCGACAGCACCGCACGGGCACCGTCTTCGAGGTGCTCCTGCCCCAACTTCCCCCGGAGCTCGCCGGATACACGTGGCACGCGGTGGGGCGGCTCGACGTGGACTCCACGGGCCTGCTGCTCTTCACCAATGACGACAAGCTCGTCGCCCACGTCACGTCCCCGGACACGCACCTGCCCAAGCGCTACGTGGCCACCGTCTTCAGCACCGCGGATGACACGCGCGTGGAGCCACTGCGCAAGGGCATGACGCTCGACGACGGCCCGGCCCGGCCGGCCCAGGTGCGCGTCCGCGATGAGCACACCGTCGAGGTCACGCTCACCGAGGGACGCCACCACCAGGTGAAGCGGATGCTCGGGGCCGTGGGCCTTCCGGTGCGCGCGCTGCACCGCGAAGCCGTCGGCACCGTAGCGCTCGACATCCCCGAGGGCACGTTCCGCCTGCTCACCGACGACGAGGTCCGCGAAGGACTGCGCTACGAGGGACGGACCGCGCCGAGCGAACCGCACGAATGAAGCGCGGCGCGCGGGCACCCCGCCCGTTGCTTCGTGCACTCGCCGGGCCGCGGCCGGAAAGTCGGACACGTCCGCGCTGACGAGCCCCACGACGGCTCCGGCCGAACGACGTGGCCCCCATGACGCCGCATGCCGCGCCGGCCCGTGGCCTCGAGCGGGTCCGGCGGTGGAGAACGTGGGAGAGTCCTTCCATGACCGCGCCCCTGGATTCTCCAGGGGCGCCGCGCGCCTGATATTCCTCGCGACACACGCAGCCGCCCCAAAGCCGAGGCACACCATGACCCGGTCTCGTCCCTCGCCACACTGGCTCATTCCGTTGCTGGCCGTGCTCTGCTCGCTCCCGGCCTCCGCCGTGGAAGGGCCGCCCGACCTCTCCACGCTGCGCGCGGAGCTCCGGCGCGTCACGGAGTACGACGCGAAGGCGCCGCTGGACGTGAAGGTCGTCCGCGCCCAACGACGTGGAGACATCACCGTCACGGAGCTGACCTATGCCAGCCCGAAGAGCGGACGCGTCCCGGCCTACCTCGTCATGCCGCCAGGCGCCGGGCCCTTCGCCGGCGTCACCTTCCTGCACTGGGGCCAGGGAACGAAGAACGAGTTCCTCGACGAGGCGCTCACCCTCGCGCGCGCGGGTGTGGTGTCCCTGCTGGTGGATGCACCCCACGTCCGCCCCGAGCCCTGGCGCGGTTCTCTCCGAGGCGAGGCGCTGCACGACACCCACGTGCGGATGCTGGTGGACATGCGCCGCGGCGTGGACCTGCTCGTGTCCCGGCCCGAGGTCGATGGTCAGCGGCTGGGCTATGTGGGCCACAGCATGGGGGCCATGGTGGGCGGCGCCCTCTCCGGCGTCGAGCCGCGGCTGCGCGCGTTCATCCTGATGAACGGCATCGGCGACTACTCCAAGAGCATCCTCGAGACAGAGACCCCCATCGAGAAGCAGCTCGAGGCCCAGCTCGCGAAGGAAGACTTCTCCTCGCTCGCCCGGAAGATGGCGGCCGTGGATGGCGTGGTGGGTGTCAGCGACGCGGCGCCTCGCGCCCTCTTCTTCCAATATGGCCGCTCGGACCCGTGGGTCACCCCCGCGCAGGTCACCGCGTTCATCGACGCGGCCACCCAGCCCAAGCTCGCCAAGTTCTACGAAGGGGGCCACGAGCTGAGCGACGCCGCACGCCGGGACAGGGCGCAGTGGCTGCGCACGCACCTGGGCTTCGCGGAGGTGCATGCCGTCGGTCCGCCCATGATTGCCGCCCCGGTGATTCCCGGGCTCAAGAACACGCCGCTCCCCGAATGGGCGAAGACACGCCCGGTCCTCACCATCCCGGGCATGGAGGAGCTGCAGGTCCGCCGAGGCCTTACGTACACGCGCTCGGCGGGCCGCGACTACAAGCTGGACCTCTACCTCCCGGAGGCGGTGGCCCTGGGCCCCGTGCCCGTGGTGGTCCTGGCCCACGGCATGTTGCCTCCGGACCTGGTGCCCTTCGTGAGGGACCTGCCCGCCTTCACCGGACAGGCCCGGTGGCTTTCGTCGCAGGGCTTCGCGGTGGCCCTGGTGGAGCTGGGCTCCCCCGCGACAGGAGGCGAACGCGAGAAATGGTTCACCGGCACGCCCGAGCTCCAGAAGCGGATGGACGCGGCGCTGGCCTTCGTCCGCAAGCAGGCCGCCACCGAGAAGCTCGACGCGGACCGCGTGGGTGTCATGGCCCTGTCCGCCGGAGGGCTGTGGGGCCTGGCGCCCGCGCTGAGAAAGGAGCCTCCCGCCTGGCTGCGCTGCGCGGTGGCGTGGTACCCCCTGCTGGGGGCTGCGGGAGTGCCTCCGAGCAGTCTCCCCCTCGAGGGACTGAAGGCCGTGAATGGCCCGAAGTCGCCGCCCCTCTTCGTGGTGCGCGCCGGAAAGGATGCCCCCGGGCTCAACGGCCTCCTCGACGAGTTCGTGACGAAGGCCCGAGGCAAGGGCGTTCCCCTCACGCTGGAAGAGCTGCCCGAGGGACACCACGCGTTCGAGCTGGTCGATGACGTGGAGGGTTCGCGCGAAGCCATGAGGAAGACCGCCCTCTTCTTCGAGGAACATCTGCTGCGATGACTTCAACTGGGGAGGGGCCTCGCGTACCTTCCCCCCATGGTGGACTTCGACCTGGTGGTGATTGGCTCCGGCCCGGCCGGTGAGTGGGGTGCGGTGCAGGCGGCCCTCGCGGGCAAACGCGTCGCGGTGGTGGAGCGCGAGCCCGTGCTGGGCGGCACGGCGGCGAACACGGGCACGCTGCCCTCCAAGACGCTGCGGGAGACATCACTGCACCTCTCCGGCCTCAAGGCCCGGGGCCTCTACAGCGTGGAGACCACGCTGCGCCACGAGGCCACCGTCTCCGACTTCCTCTTCCGCGAGCGGCGGGTGAAGGACATGGAGCGCGAGCGCATCGCCCGCAACCTCCAGCGCCACGGCGTCGAGGTCGTGCAGGGCACGGGCTCGCTCTTGGACGAGCACACCGTGCGGGTGACACGTCGGGACGCGCCGGACCTGGACCTGAAGGGCGCCTTCATCCTGGTGGCCACCGGCTCCATGCCCTACCGGCCGCCCATCTATCCCTTCGACGACCCGCGCGTTCACGACTCGGACGAGGTGCTGGAGATTGGCCGGCTGCCCACCTCGCTCGTCGTGGTGGGGGGCGGAGTCATCGGCTGCGAGTACGCGTGCATGTTCGCCGCGCTGGGCATCCCGGTGACGCTGGTGGAGGTGCGCGCGGAGCTGCTGCCCTTCCTCGACGACGAGTTCTCCGCCCTGCTCGCCCAGCGCATGGAGGCCCTGGGCATCCGCATGCGGTTCGGCCAGTCGGTGGAGAAGCTGGAGGTGCCCGCCGCGTGCGAGACGCCCATCCGCCTGACGCTGTCCTCGGGGGAGGAGGTGGCCACGGACCAGGTGCTGGTGGCCTCCGGCCGCACCTCGAACACCGCGGGCCTGGGGCTCGCGGAGCTGGGCGTGAAGCTGGGCGCACGCGGCCAGGTGGAGGTGGGCCCCGGATACCAGACCTCCCTGCCCCACATCTACGCGGTGGGTGACGTCATCGGCTTCCCCGCCCTGGCCTCCACGTCCATGGACCAGGCCCGCATCGCCGTGGAGCACGCCTTCGGGCTGGGCGGCCCGCTCACCATGCCCACCGTGCTGCCCTACGGCATCTACACCATCCCCGAGGTCTCCATGGCCGGGGAGACGGAGGAAGGCCTGCGCGCCAAGGGCATCCCGTACGTGGCCGGCCGCGCGCCCTTCTCCACCAACCCGCGCGGGCAGATCATCGGGGAGATGTGCGGGATGCTGAAGCTGCTCTTCCACCGCGAGAGCCTCAAGCTCCTGGGAGTCCATGTCCTGGGAGAGCAGGCCTCGGAGCTCGTCCACGTGGGCCTGGTGGCCATGCTCACCGGCTCCACCGCGCGGCTCTTCCTGGAGACCTGTTTCAACTACCCGACGCTGACAGAGGCGTACAAGACGGCGACGTTCGACGCGATGGACCACCTCAAGCACGGCACCATCTGACGTCCACGTGACACCTTCAGCGGCGGGGGGACCTCGACGGCGCCACCCCGCGCAGGCTGCCCACGGTCAACGCGCCAGGGGCCTCGTGGACCGGCTCGGAGCGCGCCTCATCCTCCGAGCCCGAGCCCCTAACCTTCTTCGCGGAAGCGGCCCCTCCCTCCGCCGCGCCCGAGGCCCCTCGAAGGAGCTCCCGCGCGCGCTCCCAGCGGACCTTCTCCTCGGCCATCAGCCGGGTGAGCTCCTCGCGGGCGGAGGCGTCCTCCAGGCTGGCCGCCGCGGCGGCCACCTTGTCCAGGAAGGGCATCAGGTAGCCGAAGTCCTTGTCGAAGGCGCTGGGGTTCGTCGCCACGTCCATCCTCCTGTGCCGCGCCGCCACCCTAGCCCATTCCCCGGGCGGCGGGGCCCCTCAACCGTGGTACACGCGCGAGGCGACAATCCGGCCCCCTCGCACCTCCAGCACCTCCGCCACCGGCATGGGCGCCTCCCCCGGCGCGTGCCGCAGGTACTCCATGAAGACGCGCTCCCCGTCCGCCGTCAGCGCCGTCTCCTCGTAGCGCAGCCCCGGCAGCCGGGCGATGGCCTCCCTCCACCACTTCCCCAGGGCCTGGCGGCCCACCAGCTTGCCGCCCGTCTCCGGGTGCAACACCCGAATCTTGGGCGAGGTGTGGGTGCAGTCCTCGGCGTACAGCGCCACCAGCGCCTCCACGTCATGGGCGTTGAAAGCGTGCAGCCAGGCTCGCGCGACGGAGAAGTTTTCGCTCGCACTCATGGTTCATGAACCTCTGAAGAAATCGGCCCCGAGCCACTCCACTGCGAGTGCCGGGGTCTTGGGTTATATCTAGAAGGGCCCGACGCTGTATTCAAAGGTAGGAGTATAGGACTCCACCGTCATGCGGATTTGGCTGGAAACCAAGTCCCGTGGGAAGTAAGGGCCCCGCCTGCTCTGTTCCGTCAGGCACATTCAAGAGAAGAAGGACCGGATCGTGGCCGCCAACGCACCCATCGAGAAGATTCGTAACATCGGTATCTCCG from Myxococcus stipitatus carries:
- a CDS encoding RNA methyltransferase; amino-acid sequence: MVLPVRFVMMRPRNAENLGAAARALKNCGLSDWVWVTPEVEDLTPARRLAVHAEDVLDGARRAATLDEAIADCVWVVGTSSRKVEGKRRLPPRAVGEELVSRAAQGTVAVVFGDERSGLTNAEVERCHDLSAVPTAPEQPSINLAQAVLLYAYEVRVATLEQQAPPPGPLPVAATDTELAQVESTLGDVLTSGGFLIDEQPGRTGLRDLFAPLRRSRLTRKESRLWLAALHTLRKHRPSG
- a CDS encoding DUF1028 domain-containing protein; its protein translation is MSRLLACLVLVSFSAVAAERPPVPRRPVHTYSIVARDPVTGDLGVAVQSHWFSVGTSVPWAEAGVGAVATQSFVDPTYGRLGLDFMRAGRSAPETLKGLLAADGASDVRQVGMVDAQGRVAAHTGKNNIAAAGHLMGEGFTVQANMMEKDTVWPAMAKAFRESKGDLAERMLVALEAAEAQGGDIRGKQSAAIIVVSGKATGRPWVDRRFDLRVEDHPEPVKELRRLITLQRAYNAMNEGDLALERKDTDGALAAYSTAAKLAPGNAEMLFWHAISLVSLGRVDEAMPLLNRAYAADPRWKELVTRLPAAGLLPNDPKLLGRLTGAKATR
- a CDS encoding alpha/beta hydrolase family protein gives rise to the protein MHPLDGFVSSLSGRSLFRDGWGDEQTFGGASLTALLATSVRPVEVTWDAEQPLGRRRFRDGVFDSPWAGLPPEVRQGRVRWLSSGRGPRRDACVVLAASRDEGYRLRTWLFAPLVDEGMDLFLLENPFYGARRATGQRGPHIRTVGEQLHMNIATIEEARGLVAHARRQGYQRVAVAGYSMGGYMAALSAATMPEPVGVAALAAGASPAPVFTKGVHSRSIDFKRLGGSPDELEARHRLATLLDMANACLLPPPAKPGAAIIVACARDGFVPISESRALHAHWAGSELRVLDAGHISAILTSGSALRAALRDAVHRSGG
- a CDS encoding serine protease, with amino-acid sequence MSGVVVAVGLLGCGGAEQEMAQGDVLGRDDQEIVGGIEARPGSHPWIVSLGDGVSHFCGGSLIRVSATRNETDIVLTAAHCVYDGWSGLTVTAGAHDLFRPTANQVTVRVSQVVYHPRYNPDTTMNDVAVLKLARPIPFGGSGCGISPTMRPNLKVQAAAGSSWVMPVCLPAAGELVPDNVEATVAGWGLTQEGGHDTSSILLQVGVPTVNSRQAAQSYLSQGITIDPSAMLAAGYPQGGRDACQGDSGGPLVIKKGSNYFLQGITSFGVGCARAGLPGIYARVSNYIPWINTQVRSLSSVASM
- a CDS encoding pseudouridine synthase — translated: MTRKPDKTKPPRHQRWEGKEKPDWLARALARAGVFPQDEAEAAINAGRVSINGRVAKMALAPVPPGATVRVDGRVIDLKAPTTRVLAFHKPAGVLSSTARQHRTGTVFEVLLPQLPPELAGYTWHAVGRLDVDSTGLLLFTNDDKLVAHVTSPDTHLPKRYVATVFSTADDTRVEPLRKGMTLDDGPARPAQVRVRDEHTVEVTLTEGRHHQVKRMLGAVGLPVRALHREAVGTVALDIPEGTFRLLTDDEVREGLRYEGRTAPSEPHE
- a CDS encoding prolyl oligopeptidase family serine peptidase; translated protein: MTRSRPSPHWLIPLLAVLCSLPASAVEGPPDLSTLRAELRRVTEYDAKAPLDVKVVRAQRRGDITVTELTYASPKSGRVPAYLVMPPGAGPFAGVTFLHWGQGTKNEFLDEALTLARAGVVSLLVDAPHVRPEPWRGSLRGEALHDTHVRMLVDMRRGVDLLVSRPEVDGQRLGYVGHSMGAMVGGALSGVEPRLRAFILMNGIGDYSKSILETETPIEKQLEAQLAKEDFSSLARKMAAVDGVVGVSDAAPRALFFQYGRSDPWVTPAQVTAFIDAATQPKLAKFYEGGHELSDAARRDRAQWLRTHLGFAEVHAVGPPMIAAPVIPGLKNTPLPEWAKTRPVLTIPGMEELQVRRGLTYTRSAGRDYKLDLYLPEAVALGPVPVVVLAHGMLPPDLVPFVRDLPAFTGQARWLSSQGFAVALVELGSPATGGEREKWFTGTPELQKRMDAALAFVRKQAATEKLDADRVGVMALSAGGLWGLAPALRKEPPAWLRCAVAWYPLLGAAGVPPSSLPLEGLKAVNGPKSPPLFVVRAGKDAPGLNGLLDEFVTKARGKGVPLTLEELPEGHHAFELVDDVEGSREAMRKTALFFEEHLLR
- the sthA gene encoding Si-specific NAD(P)(+) transhydrogenase, encoding MVDFDLVVIGSGPAGEWGAVQAALAGKRVAVVEREPVLGGTAANTGTLPSKTLRETSLHLSGLKARGLYSVETTLRHEATVSDFLFRERRVKDMERERIARNLQRHGVEVVQGTGSLLDEHTVRVTRRDAPDLDLKGAFILVATGSMPYRPPIYPFDDPRVHDSDEVLEIGRLPTSLVVVGGGVIGCEYACMFAALGIPVTLVEVRAELLPFLDDEFSALLAQRMEALGIRMRFGQSVEKLEVPAACETPIRLTLSSGEEVATDQVLVASGRTSNTAGLGLAELGVKLGARGQVEVGPGYQTSLPHIYAVGDVIGFPALASTSMDQARIAVEHAFGLGGPLTMPTVLPYGIYTIPEVSMAGETEEGLRAKGIPYVAGRAPFSTNPRGQIIGEMCGMLKLLFHRESLKLLGVHVLGEQASELVHVGLVAMLTGSTARLFLETCFNYPTLTEAYKTATFDAMDHLKHGTI
- a CDS encoding nuclear transport factor 2 family protein codes for the protein MSASENFSVARAWLHAFNAHDVEALVALYAEDCTHTSPKIRVLHPETGGKLVGRQALGKWWREAIARLPGLRYEETALTADGERVFMEYLRHAPGEAPMPVAEVLEVRGGRIVASRVYHG